A DNA window from Bacteroides cellulosilyticus contains the following coding sequences:
- a CDS encoding TonB-dependent receptor has product MKHIVKVFTLLFLFLTVGSTAKADEKVNVVKQGTVRGRIIDATKQTLPGASIYIEKLHAGVTSDVNGFYTFPNLEPGTYTVKVSYVGYSPVELKITIPEGRTLEKDVVMNEGVELQEVVVGGAFQGQRRAVNSQKNSLGIKNVVSADQVGKFPDSNIGDALKRISGINVQYDQGEARFGQVRGTSADMSSVTINGNRVPSAEGDTRNVQLDLIPADMIQTIEVNKVVTPDMDADAIGGSINLITKNSPYKRFISATAGTGYNWISDKAQLNLGFTYGDRFFNDKLGLILSASYQNSPSGSDDIEFVWDKDVETGELCITDYQVRQYYVTRERQSYSAALDWDINENHKLTFKGIFNNRNDWENRYRLNVKGINLEEDDNGNEYCSINNKGAVRVQTKGGTPDNRNARLERQRTMDFTLGGEHLFGKLDTKWSVNYAKASEERPNERYIDYQLKKQKFTMDLSDERKPLLTPQEGSAMYLNDDFSLKEVTEQQEDIQEKDFKFKLDFSLPLTKGKFGNHLRFGTKVVHKTKDKEIDFYEYTPLDEDGFDKASLAAAVDQNRDGYMPGKQYKAGSFISKEYLGELDLNNASLFEKNQVQEELATNFNAKETVAAGYLRFDQKLGEKWDLMLGLRLENTHVKYSGSQYDADEDKTTRTAYESDSYLNVLPSVLVKYDVNDDFKVRASFTNTIARPKYAALAPNITIKRSDNSISLGNPGLKPTISYNFDLSGEYYFKSIGLVSAGIFYKKINDFIVDQTMRNYNYNGTTYTKFSQPRNSGNADLLGVEVAYQRDFSFIAPALKCIGFYGTYTYSYSRVDNFNFEGRENESGLRLPGSPEHTANASLFFEKSGVSLRLSYNYASAFIDEMGAEKFYDRYYDAVNYMDANASYTFGKKLKTTFYAEATNLLNQPLRYYQGTKDRTMQSEHYGVKVNAGVKINF; this is encoded by the coding sequence ATGAAACACATTGTTAAAGTATTCACGCTCTTATTCTTATTTCTAACAGTCGGCAGCACGGCAAAAGCCGACGAGAAAGTAAACGTAGTGAAACAGGGCACCGTACGCGGCCGCATCATAGATGCCACGAAACAAACCCTTCCGGGTGCCTCCATCTACATCGAGAAACTGCATGCCGGAGTGACGAGCGACGTCAACGGCTTCTACACTTTCCCCAATCTGGAACCGGGGACGTATACCGTAAAAGTAAGTTATGTGGGCTATTCACCCGTAGAACTGAAAATAACCATTCCCGAAGGACGCACCTTGGAGAAAGACGTAGTGATGAACGAAGGAGTGGAACTACAGGAAGTAGTGGTAGGCGGCGCCTTTCAGGGACAACGCCGCGCCGTCAATTCGCAGAAGAACAGCCTCGGCATCAAGAATGTAGTGTCCGCCGATCAGGTAGGCAAGTTCCCCGACTCCAACATAGGCGATGCACTGAAACGCATTTCGGGTATCAACGTACAGTACGACCAGGGTGAAGCCCGCTTCGGACAAGTACGCGGCACCTCTGCCGACATGAGTTCCGTCACTATCAACGGCAACCGCGTTCCTTCTGCCGAAGGCGATACACGCAACGTGCAACTGGACCTCATCCCGGCAGATATGATACAGACCATCGAAGTGAACAAGGTAGTCACCCCGGATATGGATGCCGACGCCATCGGCGGTTCCATCAATCTGATTACAAAGAACTCTCCTTATAAACGCTTCATCAGTGCTACCGCCGGAACGGGTTACAACTGGATTAGCGACAAGGCGCAACTAAACCTGGGTTTCACTTATGGCGACCGCTTCTTCAACGACAAACTGGGACTCATTCTTTCCGCTTCCTATCAGAACTCCCCCTCCGGCTCGGATGACATCGAATTTGTATGGGACAAGGATGTAGAAACCGGAGAACTCTGCATCACCGACTATCAGGTGCGCCAATACTACGTCACCCGCGAACGCCAAAGCTACTCCGCCGCACTGGACTGGGACATCAACGAGAACCACAAGCTGACTTTCAAAGGCATCTTCAACAACCGCAACGACTGGGAAAACCGTTACCGCCTCAACGTGAAAGGTATCAACCTGGAAGAAGACGACAATGGCAACGAATATTGCTCCATCAACAACAAAGGCGCCGTGCGCGTGCAGACCAAAGGCGGCACGCCCGACAACCGCAACGCCCGTCTGGAACGTCAGCGCACAATGGACTTCACCCTCGGCGGCGAGCACCTCTTCGGCAAACTGGACACGAAGTGGAGCGTCAACTATGCCAAAGCCAGCGAAGAACGTCCCAATGAACGCTACATCGACTATCAACTGAAGAAACAGAAGTTCACTATGGATTTGAGCGATGAGCGCAAGCCGTTGCTTACTCCGCAGGAAGGTTCGGCTATGTATCTGAACGACGATTTCAGTCTGAAAGAAGTGACGGAGCAACAGGAAGATATTCAAGAGAAGGACTTCAAGTTCAAACTCGATTTCAGTTTGCCGCTCACAAAAGGAAAGTTCGGCAATCATCTGCGCTTCGGAACCAAGGTGGTGCATAAGACTAAAGATAAAGAGATTGACTTCTACGAATACACTCCGCTGGATGAAGACGGTTTCGACAAAGCCAGTCTGGCGGCTGCCGTAGACCAGAACCGGGACGGATACATGCCGGGCAAGCAATATAAAGCCGGTAGCTTCATAAGCAAGGAGTATCTGGGAGAACTTGACTTGAACAATGCAAGTCTGTTTGAAAAGAACCAGGTGCAGGAAGAACTTGCCACCAACTTCAACGCCAAAGAAACCGTTGCGGCAGGTTATCTGCGTTTCGACCAGAAACTGGGTGAGAAGTGGGACTTGATGCTGGGCCTGCGTCTGGAGAATACACATGTGAAATATTCGGGTAGCCAGTATGATGCGGACGAAGACAAGACCACCCGCACAGCCTACGAGTCGGACAGTTACCTGAATGTGCTTCCTTCCGTTCTTGTGAAGTATGATGTAAACGATGACTTCAAGGTGCGCGCCTCGTTCACCAATACCATTGCCCGGCCCAAGTATGCCGCCCTGGCACCGAATATTACGATTAAGCGTAGCGACAACTCCATCTCTTTGGGTAATCCGGGCCTGAAACCCACCATTTCTTATAACTTCGACCTGAGCGGTGAGTATTACTTCAAGAGCATCGGTCTTGTCAGTGCCGGTATCTTCTACAAGAAAATCAATGATTTCATCGTAGACCAGACTATGCGCAACTACAATTACAACGGAACCACATATACCAAGTTCAGCCAGCCGCGCAACTCGGGCAACGCCGACCTGCTGGGTGTGGAAGTGGCCTATCAGCGCGATTTCAGCTTCATAGCCCCGGCCTTGAAGTGCATCGGTTTCTACGGAACATACACTTACTCTTACTCCCGCGTGGATAACTTCAACTTCGAGGGACGTGAGAATGAAAGCGGCCTGCGCCTGCCGGGTTCTCCGGAGCACACGGCCAATGCTTCGCTCTTTTTCGAGAAATCCGGCGTGAGCCTCCGCCTTTCTTACAA
- a CDS encoding family 43 glycosylhydrolase — translation MKKSLFTSLMLGVLISEPITAQTEASNPFGNALIPDMIADASIQEIDGTFYCYATTDGYGRGLETSGPPVVWKSKDFVHWSFDGTYFPSAAKEKYWAPSKVVPANGKYYIYPTINGYMYPAVADSPDGPFMLARGKDEFHKPFTTSTLLQTEDPGGIDAEVFIDDDGQAYVFWGRRHVAKLNKDMITVDSDIQMISTPHKEYSEGPIFFKRKGIYYYLYTIGGDEKYQYAYVMSKISPMGPFEFPKQDIISTTDYKKGVFGPGHGCVFSPEGTDDYYFAYLEFGRRSTNRQTYVNRLEFNEDGTIRPVELSLEGVGALRKVKREKKIKVDTIYASSIAEALHIKPMKDTLCRRTEYFVPAFAADGANGSRWMAADRDNESWIVADLGTTRKVRRSEVYFVRPTAGHAYLLEGSNDGKVWEACGGHEDIRIQSPHTDAPGKKYRHLRIKISEGVKGIWEWNIY, via the coding sequence ATGAAGAAAAGTCTTTTTACCAGTTTAATGTTAGGGGTTCTGATTTCAGAGCCAATAACAGCGCAGACAGAAGCAAGCAATCCTTTCGGCAATGCCTTGATACCTGATATGATTGCAGATGCAAGCATTCAGGAAATAGACGGAACGTTCTATTGTTACGCTACCACTGACGGATATGGCCGGGGATTGGAAACTTCGGGACCGCCTGTGGTATGGAAATCAAAGGACTTTGTTCATTGGAGCTTTGACGGTACTTATTTCCCTTCTGCCGCGAAAGAAAAGTACTGGGCACCCAGTAAAGTTGTTCCTGCTAATGGCAAGTACTATATTTATCCGACAATAAACGGATATATGTATCCCGCAGTAGCGGATAGTCCGGATGGTCCTTTCATGCTGGCCCGTGGAAAGGATGAGTTTCATAAACCTTTCACGACTTCCACCTTATTACAAACAGAAGATCCCGGAGGCATTGATGCTGAGGTGTTTATTGATGACGACGGTCAGGCTTATGTGTTCTGGGGACGCAGGCATGTGGCTAAACTTAATAAAGACATGATAACGGTGGATTCGGACATTCAAATGATCTCCACTCCCCACAAAGAATATTCCGAAGGACCCATTTTCTTTAAAAGAAAAGGAATATACTATTATTTATACACCATTGGAGGAGACGAAAAGTATCAGTACGCCTATGTGATGAGCAAGATTTCTCCAATGGGACCGTTTGAATTTCCCAAGCAGGATATCATTTCCACGACTGATTATAAGAAGGGGGTCTTCGGCCCGGGACATGGTTGTGTATTCAGTCCGGAAGGAACGGATGATTATTATTTCGCTTATCTGGAGTTTGGGCGGCGTAGTACAAACCGGCAAACTTATGTAAACCGATTGGAGTTTAATGAAGACGGCACCATCCGGCCTGTCGAACTTAGTCTGGAAGGAGTGGGCGCTTTGCGGAAGGTAAAACGGGAGAAGAAAATAAAGGTAGACACCATTTATGCGTCCAGTATAGCAGAGGCTTTGCACATCAAACCGATGAAGGATACTTTGTGCCGCCGAACAGAATATTTCGTTCCCGCTTTTGCAGCAGACGGGGCCAATGGCTCGCGGTGGATGGCGGCTGACAGGGATAATGAAAGCTGGATTGTTGCAGATTTGGGAACAACCAGGAAGGTGCGCCGCAGTGAAGTCTACTTTGTGCGTCCCACAGCCGGACATGCCTATCTGCTTGAAGGTTCGAACGATGGAAAGGTATGGGAGGCTTGTGGAGGACATGAAGATATAAGAATACAGTCGCCGCATACGGATGCACCAGGCAAGAAATACCGGCATCTCAGGATAAAGATATCAGAGGGCGTAAAAGGAATTTGGGAATGGAATATTTACTAA
- a CDS encoding L-rhamnose mutarotase, whose product MTHNQGYTVKQHAVPVKRYCQTLNLKNNPELIAEYRKIHSREEAWPEIRAGIRSVGILEMEIYILGSRLFMIIETPLDFDWETAMDRLSHLPRQAEWEEYVSKFQECVPTSTSAEKWKLMERMFHLYE is encoded by the coding sequence ATGACACATAATCAGGGATACACAGTAAAACAACACGCTGTACCTGTAAAAAGGTATTGCCAGACATTAAATCTAAAAAATAATCCGGAACTCATTGCTGAATACCGTAAGATTCACAGCCGGGAAGAAGCCTGGCCGGAAATAAGAGCCGGCATTCGTTCAGTAGGTATTTTAGAGATGGAAATCTATATATTAGGTTCCCGGTTATTCATGATTATAGAAACACCGCTTGACTTCGATTGGGAAACAGCAATGGACAGGCTTTCTCATTTACCCAGACAAGCAGAATGGGAAGAGTATGTATCCAAATTTCAAGAGTGTGTACCTACAAGCACTTCGGCAGAGAAATGGAAATTGATGGAGCGAATGTTTCATCTATATGAATAG
- a CDS encoding alpha-L-fucosidase — protein MKKYIYLIFTLILCASCQSIDKRSYNIDSVASPQGTEVFQPDWKNIAENYRFPEWFADAKFGIFIHWGVYSVPAYDNEWYSRNMYQEGHHAYKHHIATWGAHDKFGYKDFIPLFKAEKFNAEEWVKLFKEAGAKYVVPVAEHHDGFSMYDSNLNEWNAVNMGPKKDIIGLLKKATEKEGLIFGLSTHRAENAWFYNGGMRFPSDVQDTTISLYGRRYDNEKYTEDFAREWLTHTYELIDKYEPKLIWFDWTVNNPILMPYFNKFMAYYYNNSLDWGENVVVNTKQGYPTDVQVWDVERGKSGKMMQFPWQTDTSVGKKSWSYIDGEENKSPEQIVHDLIDIVSKNGNLLLNIGPRADGTITDEQKEVLLSIGKWLKINGEAIYGTRCWKKFGEGNTEPTKGSFTDNTATAYTAQDMRFTTKGNDFYAVILNWSDNGILIKSLDKEAIADARILDISLLGSDEKINWKQTDEGLKIFFPEKKPCEYAYSFKISFDKKVGEHLKSEAVNEVMKHGA, from the coding sequence ATGAAAAAGTACATTTATTTGATTTTCACTTTGATTCTGTGTGCCTCATGCCAGTCCATAGACAAGAGGTCCTACAACATCGACTCAGTCGCTTCGCCTCAAGGAACAGAAGTCTTTCAACCTGATTGGAAGAATATAGCCGAGAACTACCGATTTCCTGAATGGTTTGCCGATGCTAAATTTGGTATTTTCATTCATTGGGGAGTCTATTCCGTTCCGGCCTACGACAACGAATGGTACTCACGTAATATGTATCAAGAGGGACATCATGCATATAAACATCATATTGCAACATGGGGGGCCCATGATAAGTTCGGCTACAAAGACTTTATCCCTCTATTTAAAGCCGAAAAGTTCAACGCGGAAGAATGGGTAAAGTTATTCAAAGAAGCCGGAGCTAAATATGTAGTGCCTGTTGCAGAACATCACGATGGTTTTTCCATGTACGACAGCAACCTGAATGAATGGAATGCCGTAAATATGGGACCAAAGAAAGACATCATCGGTCTATTGAAAAAAGCTACAGAAAAAGAAGGTCTCATTTTCGGATTATCAACACACAGAGCTGAAAACGCCTGGTTTTATAATGGTGGAATGAGATTCCCATCCGATGTGCAAGATACAACTATTTCATTGTATGGAAGAAGGTACGATAATGAAAAATACACCGAAGACTTTGCCCGTGAGTGGCTCACTCACACTTATGAACTGATTGACAAATACGAGCCCAAACTCATTTGGTTCGACTGGACAGTAAATAATCCGATATTGATGCCATACTTTAATAAGTTTATGGCTTACTATTATAACAATTCCTTAGACTGGGGAGAAAATGTAGTAGTAAATACCAAACAGGGATATCCGACCGATGTACAAGTATGGGACGTAGAAAGAGGAAAGTCCGGTAAAATGATGCAGTTCCCTTGGCAAACGGATACTTCTGTAGGTAAAAAATCATGGTCGTACATCGACGGCGAAGAAAATAAAAGTCCGGAACAGATTGTACATGACTTGATTGACATAGTCAGTAAAAACGGAAATCTACTGTTGAATATCGGCCCCCGTGCTGATGGAACAATTACCGACGAGCAAAAAGAAGTATTACTCTCCATCGGAAAATGGCTGAAAATAAACGGAGAAGCAATATATGGTACACGTTGCTGGAAGAAATTCGGTGAAGGAAATACCGAACCGACAAAAGGTTCTTTCACTGACAATACAGCAACCGCTTACACCGCTCAGGATATGCGCTTTACAACCAAAGGCAATGACTTTTATGCAGTTATCCTGAATTGGAGTGACAATGGTATTTTAATAAAATCCTTAGATAAGGAAGCAATAGCCGATGCCCGGATATTAGACATCAGTCTTTTAGGTTCTGATGAGAAAATTAATTGGAAGCAAACTGATGAAGGTTTAAAAATATTCTTCCCTGAAAAGAAACCATGTGAATATGCCTATTCATTTAAAATTTCTTTCGATAAAAAAGTCGGAGAACACCTTAAATCAGAAGCTGTCAACGAAGTTATGAAGCACGGAGCCTGA
- a CDS encoding glycoside hydrolase 43 family protein — MKHLLALIFCVYFSGCLMGQQQAEWGNWKNWGDQEDGTYLNPIIPSDYSDIDCIRVGEDYYAISSTFQFSPGMTLLHSKDLVNWEICSNIIDDLTQISESLNWTRMDRYGRGVWAGTLRHHNGRFYLFFGTPDEGYFMTSAAHPEGPWEPLTPLLAEAGWDDCTAMWDDNGKAYFVGTHFADGYKTYLFKMAEDGKSIDRKSAVLINSGSGREASKLIKVNGWYYLIFSEHKPGVGRYVMAKRSRKLTGPYKEEKQLALPSCEAMEPNQGGIILGKDNNWYFLTHHGTGDWSGRIVSLLPVTWVDGWPIPGEVLPQNIGAMKWSGKMPFKYTEKLSIKRSDDFDDERLAPQWQWNYQPRKEYFSLTERPGWLRLKAYRPLEADKLLKAGNTLTQRTFRKQDNDVVIKMDISNMKDGQKNGLCHFSSQHSAIGIVKEEGTCYLEYRKNDNITRGIPIRSQYVWLRTQWGLDGKSHYYYSLDGDNFLPFGEPYQLVWGNYRGDRVGIYCFNDKGETGFVDVDYFHYL; from the coding sequence ATGAAACACCTATTAGCACTAATCTTTTGCGTATATTTTAGCGGCTGCCTGATGGGGCAGCAACAAGCCGAATGGGGGAACTGGAAAAACTGGGGCGACCAGGAAGACGGTACCTACCTGAACCCCATCATTCCGTCAGATTATAGCGATATTGATTGTATCCGGGTTGGTGAAGACTATTACGCGATATCCTCCACCTTCCAGTTCTCTCCGGGAATGACGCTGCTACACTCCAAAGACCTGGTGAACTGGGAAATATGCAGCAATATTATAGATGACCTGACCCAAATAAGTGAATCCCTGAACTGGACCCGCATGGACCGCTATGGCCGTGGCGTGTGGGCCGGAACCCTCCGCCATCATAACGGGCGTTTCTACTTATTCTTCGGTACACCCGACGAAGGGTACTTCATGACCTCTGCCGCTCACCCCGAAGGTCCGTGGGAACCACTGACACCGCTTCTTGCCGAAGCAGGCTGGGACGATTGTACTGCAATGTGGGACGACAACGGGAAAGCCTACTTTGTCGGCACCCATTTTGCAGACGGATATAAGACCTATCTCTTTAAGATGGCTGAAGATGGGAAAAGCATCGACCGGAAATCTGCGGTACTCATCAATTCGGGCAGTGGCAGGGAAGCCAGTAAATTGATTAAGGTGAACGGCTGGTATTATCTGATTTTCAGTGAGCATAAGCCGGGAGTGGGCCGTTACGTCATGGCAAAGCGTTCCAGGAAGTTAACAGGACCCTATAAAGAAGAAAAACAGTTGGCATTACCCAGTTGTGAAGCTATGGAACCGAATCAAGGAGGTATTATTCTGGGAAAAGACAATAACTGGTATTTTCTTACCCATCATGGAACAGGGGACTGGAGCGGGCGAATTGTCAGTCTCCTACCCGTTACGTGGGTAGATGGCTGGCCCATACCGGGTGAAGTGCTTCCCCAGAACATCGGTGCAATGAAATGGAGTGGAAAGATGCCTTTCAAATATACTGAGAAACTATCTATCAAGCGTAGTGATGATTTCGACGATGAACGGCTTGCCCCGCAGTGGCAGTGGAACTATCAGCCAAGAAAGGAATACTTTTCACTCACCGAACGTCCGGGCTGGTTACGCCTGAAAGCTTACCGCCCCTTAGAGGCCGATAAACTTCTGAAAGCCGGCAATACACTTACGCAGAGGACTTTCAGAAAGCAGGATAATGATGTCGTGATAAAGATGGATATTTCCAATATGAAAGACGGACAAAAGAACGGGCTTTGCCACTTCTCTTCACAACATTCGGCCATTGGCATAGTAAAAGAAGAGGGTACCTGCTATCTGGAATATAGAAAGAACGATAACATAACGAGAGGAATCCCCATCCGGTCGCAATATGTATGGCTTAGGACACAGTGGGGGTTAGATGGTAAATCCCACTATTATTATAGCCTGGACGGGGATAACTTCCTGCCGTTTGGCGAACCCTATCAATTGGTATGGGGAAACTACCGGGGTGACCGCGTAGGCATTTATTGTTTTAATGATAAGGGAGAGACCGGTTTCGTAGATGTGGATTATTTCCATTACCTGTAA
- a CDS encoding DUF5000 domain-containing lipoprotein: MKKFYILISLFTFLLMGCEEDNLHKPYGPDDGIVPGKVEVLSYTPTAGGAIINFRSPDNEDLMYIVARYKLASGKEMESRVSAYSSSLKVEGFGDTEEKQITFYAVDRKENIGEPVNYNIVPLTPSYIEAYNTLEMNETFGGIAISMQNPSASDLAIEVITPDSLNQWSTAQTNYTAAKKINITARGYKPEERMFGVIVRDRWDNATDTVFATVTPWEEYELDKGKFNEVILDNDIPMNAWGHWMAKIWNGSHNYGDSWDMAHSPQDNQTMPIWFTFDLGVTTHLSRYLYWQRLEDSFIYQHGNMKEWEVWGRADKPDQSGSWDGWTLLTTCESYKPSGLPAGQFSNEDKEYASAGEEFIFPTDAPAVRYIRFKALSTFTGVKFIHLMEVTFYGKPVENK; the protein is encoded by the coding sequence ATGAAGAAATTTTATATACTAATCAGTTTATTCACATTCCTGTTAATGGGATGCGAAGAGGATAATCTGCATAAACCTTATGGACCGGATGACGGTATAGTTCCGGGAAAAGTAGAAGTGCTGTCATATACCCCGACTGCCGGTGGTGCCATTATCAACTTCAGGAGTCCGGACAATGAGGATCTTATGTATATCGTTGCTAGATACAAACTGGCATCCGGAAAGGAGATGGAAAGCCGTGTATCTGCATACTCCAGCAGTTTAAAGGTTGAGGGTTTTGGCGACACGGAAGAAAAGCAAATCACATTCTATGCTGTAGACCGTAAAGAAAACATCGGAGAACCGGTCAACTATAATATAGTCCCTCTCACCCCTTCTTATATTGAAGCATACAATACCCTGGAAATGAATGAAACTTTCGGAGGTATTGCAATATCCATGCAGAACCCTTCTGCAAGCGATCTTGCCATAGAGGTAATCACTCCGGATTCACTCAATCAGTGGTCTACGGCTCAGACTAACTATACCGCAGCCAAGAAGATCAATATCACCGCACGCGGATATAAACCGGAAGAAAGAATGTTCGGAGTAATCGTCAGAGACAGATGGGACAATGCAACCGATACGGTATTTGCCACTGTAACACCCTGGGAAGAGTATGAACTGGATAAAGGTAAATTCAACGAAGTAATATTGGACAACGATATCCCAATGAATGCATGGGGACATTGGATGGCCAAAATCTGGAACGGTAGTCATAACTACGGTGATTCATGGGATATGGCTCACTCTCCACAAGACAATCAGACAATGCCTATCTGGTTTACATTCGATTTGGGAGTTACCACTCATCTGAGCCGCTACTTGTATTGGCAACGTCTTGAAGACTCCTTCATATACCAGCACGGGAATATGAAAGAATGGGAAGTCTGGGGACGCGCCGACAAACCAGACCAAAGCGGAAGTTGGGATGGCTGGACCTTGCTGACCACATGTGAAAGTTACAAACCTTCAGGATTACCTGCAGGACAGTTCTCCAACGAGGATAAGGAATACGCCAGTGCCGGTGAAGAATTCATATTCCCGACAGATGCTCCTGCTGTACGCTATATCCGTTTCAAAGCATTAAGTACATTCACAGGAGTTAAATTTATTCATTTAATGGAAGTTACGTTCTATGGAAAACCAGTTGAAAACAAATAA
- a CDS encoding DUF4998 domain-containing protein: MKHIIITLCVIAGICSSCDDMLDNIQPYLDAGETIYVGKVDSLTASSGRNRILLKGFYMYGVTQKKCVIRWQSQDEEDKSLELNVIRDNTIDPFEVIINDLDEGQYEFSVTTYDAKGNSSIESMIEGYVYGDLYESNLTNRKMDRLYIDENDVVISWRPANNALKCEMHYTGVTGEEKMIEIPITETETRIEDCDLTKVLRWRTVYLPEETAIDYFYSEFTETTIP; the protein is encoded by the coding sequence ATGAAACATATAATTATCACACTTTGTGTAATTGCCGGGATCTGTTCATCCTGCGATGATATGTTAGACAATATTCAGCCTTATCTGGATGCCGGAGAGACCATCTATGTAGGGAAAGTTGATTCACTAACCGCTTCTTCCGGCAGAAACCGGATATTGCTGAAAGGATTCTATATGTATGGAGTGACTCAAAAGAAATGTGTCATACGATGGCAGTCACAAGATGAAGAAGATAAATCATTGGAACTGAACGTCATACGGGATAACACCATCGATCCATTCGAAGTCATCATTAATGATTTGGACGAAGGACAATACGAATTTTCGGTTACTACGTATGATGCCAAAGGCAATTCTTCCATTGAATCCATGATTGAAGGCTATGTATACGGAGACCTTTATGAGAGTAACCTTACCAACAGGAAAATGGACAGGTTATACATTGATGAGAATGATGTTGTTATATCGTGGAGGCCTGCAAACAATGCTTTGAAATGTGAAATGCATTATACAGGTGTCACCGGTGAAGAAAAGATGATTGAAATCCCAATAACAGAAACAGAAACTCGTATAGAAGATTGTGACTTGACAAAGGTATTACGTTGGCGGACAGTCTATCTACCCGAGGAGACAGCTATTGACTATTTCTATTCAGAATTCACGGAAACAACGATCCCTTAA